The following are from one region of the Agelaius phoeniceus isolate bAgePho1 chromosome 20, bAgePho1.hap1, whole genome shotgun sequence genome:
- the PIPOX gene encoding peroxisomal sarcosine oxidase has product MAAPGQPQKSTYDVIVIGAGIQGSFTAYHLAQCHKDTLLLEQFLLPHSRGSSHGQSRIIRSAYPQEYYSRMMPDCFRLWQQLEAETGTTLYRQTGLVLLGPPGEPELEACRRSLGVDEVLDAAALSRRFPGFRLQAGQVAVLDSTAGVLFADRALRAVQEVFRQHGGTLRDGEKVLSIQPGATVTVTTTAGVYKAPRLIITAGAWTGAFVEQLGLHLPLQPLRIDVCYWREKQPGSAGLGSVSPCFLTLGLSQAPHGIYGLPSIEYPGLMKVCHHHGSPTDPDRRDQAPSSAPRPDISVLSSFISSYLPGLETQPAVMETCLYTNTPDEDFILDRHPKFSNIVIGAGFSGHGFKLAPVVGKLLCELSLGEEPSYNMAHFAITRFPGVLGAAQ; this is encoded by the exons ATGgctgccccaggccagccccagaaGTCCACCTACGATGTCATTGTCATCGGGGCCGGCATCCAGGGCTCTTTCACTGCCTACCACCTGGCGCAGTGCCACAAGGAcactctgctgctggagcag TTCCTCCTGCCCCACTCTCGGGGCAGCTCTCACGGGCAGAGCCGCATCATCCGCAGCGCCTACCCCCAGGAGTACTATTCCCGCATGATGCCCGACTGCTTCCgcctctggcagcagctggaggccgAGACCGGCACCACCCTCTACAg GCAGACGGgactggtgctgctggggccgCCGGGAGAGCCGGAGCTGGAGGCCTGCAGGAGGAGCCTGGGTGTTGACGAGGTCCTCGACGCCGCGGCGCTGTCCCGGCGCTTCCCTGGCTTCCGGCTGCAAGCTGGGCAGGTGGCCGTGCTGGACAGCACCGCCGGGGTGCTCTTCGCTGACCGGGCACTGCGGGCAGTGCAG GAGGTTTTTCGGCAACACGGGGGCACCCTGCGGGATGGGGAGAAGGTGCTGAGCATCCAGCCTGGGGCCACGGTCACTGTCACCACCACTGCTGGGGTGTACAAAGCCCCCCGGCTCATCATCACGGCTGGAGCCTGGACCGGTGCCTTTGTGGAACAGCTGGGTCTCCACCTGCCACTGCAG CCCCTGCGCATCGATGTCTGCTACTGGAGGGAGAAGCAGCCTGGGAGTGCTGGCCTGGGCAGTGTCAGCCCCTGCTTCTTGACCCTGGGGCTGAGCCAAGCCCCCCACGGCATCTACGGGCTGCCCTCCATTGAGTACCCAGGTCTGATGAag GTGTGCCACCACCATGGCAGCCCCACTGACCCAGACAGGCGGGATCAGGCCCCCTCGAGTGCCCCCCGCCCTGACATCTCCGTTCTGAGCAGCTTCATCAGCAGCtacctgcctgggctggagaccCAGCCTGCGGTGATGGAGACCTGCCTCTACACG AACACTCCAGATGAAGATTTCATCCTGGACCGGCACCCCAAGTTCAGCAACATCGTCATCGGCGCCGGCTTCTCAG GCCATGGGTTCAAGCTGGCACCAGTGGTGGGGAAGTTGCTGTGTGAGCTGAGCCTGGGTGAGGAGCCATCCTACAACATGGCCCATTTCGCCATCACTCGCTTCCCTGGTGTGCTTGGGGCTGCACAGTAG
- the LOC143695554 gene encoding uncharacterized protein LOC143695554: LPRPPPSFSRSSPCLSCLPGACGAAVPRRRSAPPDGPEPEERPVSVLSSLSYRKRPGLKDSIGGLGDEQTLFSALGERPPSPERPPRRAARGGEPQDRAAVIARAFADASGRARQGLDKRWSLSATDVEKASVASAPVSRVSSASWRGLEDGDDGDEGCSVLSFALSSPGSLRSRRGGPEGRPESRLSLARSRLDEADEGSRGQPLLGRSFSVPPRPRSAASEEEGPGDARPVRHRSYLDPDLEAAIQEVLSYRPLQARGYSSPDSGDDGRSVRSVRSVRSAAPLGAADRPSGSLRRSASALDFSRHTCRCRSSSGSSEEEEEQKKKSSKKRAKKSKKKSKKKKKKQQSSSESSSSSESSSGSTSSYRSTSSVKKGPRGAGSEEPTRPARGKKEEKQRKKQVDNLMMKYLYRPESD, from the coding sequence TTGCCGAGGCCGCCTCCCTCCTTCTCCCGCTCATCTCCGTGTCTCTCTTGTCTCCCCGGTGCGTGCGGGGCCGCGGTGCCGCGGCGCAGGTCAGCCCCGCCGGACGGCCCCGAGCCCGAGGAGCGGCCGGTGTCGGTGTTGAGCTCGCTCAGCTACAGGAAGCGGCCGGGCCTCAAGGACTCCATAGGCGGCCTCGGGGATGAGCAGACGCTGTTCAGCGCCCTGGGCGAGCGGCCGCCTTCCCCCGAGCGCCCTCCGCGCAGGGCGGCCCGCGGCGGCGAGCCCCAGGACCGGGCGGCCGTCATCGCCCGCGCCTTCGCCGACGCCAGCGGCCGGGCTCGCCAAGGGCTGGACAAGCGGTGGTCCCTGTCGGCCACCGACGTAGAGAAAGCGTCTGTCGCCTCCGCCCCAGTGAGCCGCGTCTCCTCCGCCTCCTGGCGCGGGCTGGAGGACGGCGACGATGGGGACGAGGGATGCTCGGTGCTGAGCTTCGCCCTCTCCAGCCCCGGCAGCTTGCGGAGCCGGCGCGGGGGCCCCGAGGGCCGCCCTGAGTCGCGGCTCTCCCTGGCCCGCAGCCGCCTGGATGAGGCGGACGAGGGGTCCCGCgggcagcccctcctggggcgcAGCTTCTCGGTGCCCCCACGGCCCCGCAGCGCGGCCTCCGAGGAGGAGGGTCCCGGGGACGCCCGTCCCGTGCGGCACCGCTCCTACCTCGACCCCGACCTGGAAGCCGCCATCCAAGAGGTGCTGAGCTACCGCCCGCTGCAGGCCAGGGGCTACTCCAGCCCCGACTCGGGGGATGACGGCCGGAGTGTCCGCAGTGTCAGGAGTGTCCGGAGTGCGGCTCCTCTGGGCGCCGCCGACCGCCCCTCCGGCAGCCTGCGCCGCTCCGCGTCCGCCCTCGACTTCTCCCGGCACACCTGCCGGTGCCGCAGCAGCTCGGGCTCCtctgaggaagaagaggagcagAAGAAGAAGAGCTCCAAGAAGCGTGCCaagaaaagcaagaagaaatccaagaagaagaagaagaagcagcagtCATCATCCGAGTCCAGTTCCTCCTCCGAGTCCTCCTCCGGCTCCACCAGCTCCTACCGCAGCACCTCCAGTGTCAAGAAGGGCCCTCGGGGGGCGGGGAGCGAGGAGCCGACACGTCCTGCCCGGggcaagaaggaggagaagcagcGGAAAAAGCAGGTGGACAACCTGATGATGAAGTACCTGTACCGTCCCGAGAGCGACTGA
- the SEZ6 gene encoding seizure protein 6 homolog isoform X1, producing MGPPPALLLPLLAALLRAPAHGFNGLASKAGESAEVEPTALPTEPAEREAEARFVSTAPTLKILNHHPLLEDLLHEAFLKKDYLAQAPFLPAGAGPLLPGGALQPAPGPPEPEPSPRTPALPRPAFPTDPLTTPAGRPGPWGEAWGAVPSADPSWSPSGGPESSTASPSQAPSTPSTSLAPHAGATVVPGDEEGTTTTSTITTTTVTTLQGPAPCNRTLAGPEGWLVSPEPAGVPYDGSLDCTYTISVYPGYGVELKVENISLAEGETLTVESAGGLEPNLLANESFLLRGQVIRSPANLLTLRFQSPRPPSPGSYHFHYQAYLLSCPFPARPAFGEVSVSSLHPGGDARFRCSTGYQLQGARRLVCRNATRPFWSAREPLCLAACGGVVRNATVGRIVSPGFPGNYSNNLTCHWLLEAPDGHRLHLHFEKVSLAEDDDRLIIRNGNNVEAPPVYDSYEVEYLPIEGLLSTGRHFFVELTTDSSGAAAGMALRYEAFEQGHCYEPFVKYGNFTASDPRYPVGTTVEFSCDPGYTLEQGSTIIECVDPSDPQWNETEPACRAVCSGELTDTAGVVLSPNWPEAYGKGQDCIWGLHVEEDKRIMLDVRVLRLGSGDMLTFYDGDDLTARILGQYTGARGRFKLYASTADVTVQFQSDPGAGAFAYRQGFVIHFSEVPRNDTCPELPDIANGWKTSSQPELLHGTVVTFHCYPGFQLTGTDLLMCHWDLTWSGDLPSCERVTTCRDPGDAEHSRRVVSNPKFPVGATVQYVCDKGYVLAGAGTLTCHDRAAGGPKWSDRLPKCIPETYEPCHNPGVPAGGRQSPERRLYPAGATLHFSCTAGRALLGESSLRCLPGHPSRWSGSPPICKAASYDEFYSNRNLDAVAKAVPSGTTLEGTNVAIAVFLPVLVVALLIGGIYLYFSKLQGKPALQLPLAGSHPYDHITVESAFDNPTYETGSVFFAGHEGI from the exons ATGGGCCCGCCGCCCGCGCTGCTCCTGCCGCTCCTCGCCGCGCTGCTCCGCGCCCCGGCACACG GCTTCAACGGGCTGGCGAGTAAGGCTGGGGAGAGCGCTGAGGTGGAGCCGACGGCGCTGCCCACGGAGCCGGCGGAGCGGGAGGCGGAGGCTCGCTTTGTGAGCACCGCGCCCACGCTCAAGATCCTCAACCACCACCCGCTGCTGGAGGACCTGCTGCACGAAGCCTTCCTCAAGAAGGACTACCTGGCCCAGGCGCCGTTCCTGCCCGCTGGGGCGGGCCCCCTCCTCCCTGGTGGTGCCCTCCAGCCGGCCCCCGGCCCCCCAGAACCCGAGCCCTCCCCTcgcacccctgccctgccccggcccGCCTTCCCCACTGACCCGCTGACCACGCCGGCAGGGCGCCCCGGGCCATGGGGGGAGGCGTGGGGGGCTGTGCCAAGTGCAGACCCCTCGTGGTCCCCCTCTGGGGGGCCAGAGTCAAGCACTGCATCCCCCAGCCAGGCACCCAGCAcgcccagcacatccctggcacCCCACGCCGGGGCCACTGTGGTGCctggggatgaggaggggaccaccaccacctccaccatcaccaccaccactgTCACCACGCTGCAGGGGCCAG ctccctgcaacCGGACGCTGGCGGGTCCCGAGGGCTGgctggtgtccccagagccagccGGTGTCCCCTATGATGGCAGCCTGGACTGCACCTACACCATCTCTGTCTACCCTGGCTATGGTGTGGAGCTCAAG GTAGAGAACATCAGCCTGGCAGAAGGGGAGACACTGACGGTGGAGAGCGCGGGAGGGCTGGAGCCCAACCTCCTGGCCAATGAGTCCTTCCTGCTGCGGGGCCAGGTCATCCGCAGCCCGGCCAACCTCCTCACCCTCCGCTTCCAGAGCCCCcggccccccagccctggctcctaCCACTTCCACTACCAAG CCTACCTGCTGAGCTGCCCCTTCCCAGCACGGCCGGCTTTCGGGGAGGTCTCGGTGAGCAGCCTGCACCCCGGTGGGGACGCCCGTTTCCGCTGCTCCACGGGATACCAGCTGCAGGGCGCCCGCCGGCTCGTCTGCCGCAACGCCACCCGCCCCTTCTGGAGCGCCCGCGAGCCCCTCTGCCTCG CGGCGTGCGGCGGGGTGGTCCGGAACGCCACCGTGGGACGCATTGTGTCACCCGGCTTTCCCGGGAACTACAGCAACAACCTGACCTGCCACTGGCTGCTGGAAGCGCCAGATGGCCACCGCCTGCACCTCCACTTCGAGAAGGTGTCACTGGCAGAGGATGATGACAG GCTCATCATCCGCAACGGCAACAATGTGGAGGCACCACCGGTGTACGACTCCTATGAGGTGGAGTACCTGCCCATCGAGGGGCTGCTCAGCACCGGCCGCCACTTCTTCGTGGAGCTCACCACCGACAGcagcggggccgcggcgggcATGGCGCTGCGCTATGAGG CCTTCGAGCAGGGGCATTGCTACGAGCCCTTCGTCAAGTATGGGAACTTCACGGCCAGCGATCCCCGGTACCCCGTGGGCACCACGGTGGAGTTCAGCTGTGACCCTGGCTACACTCTGGAGCAGGGCTCCACCATCATCGAGTGTGTCGACCCCAGTGACCCGCAGTGGAATGAGACAGAACCAGCGTGCCGTG CGGTGTGCAGCGGGGAGCTGACAGACACAGCTGGAGTGGTGCTGTCACCCAACTGGCCAGAGGCGTACGGCAAAGGCCAGGACTGCATCTGGGGGCTGCACGTGGAGGAGGACAAGCGCATCATGCTGGACGTCCGTGT GCTGCGGCTGGGCTCGGGGGACATGCTGACCTTCTACGACGGGGACGACCTGACGGCGCGCATCCTGGGCCAGTACACGGGCGCCCGTGGCCGCTTCAAGCTCTACGCATCCACTGCCGATgtcactgtgcagttccagtcTGACCCCGGTGCCGGGGCCTTCGCCTACCGGCAGGGCTTTGTCATCCACTTCTCCG AGGTTCCCCGTAATGACACCTGCCCTGAGCTGCCGGACATTGCCAATGGCTGGAAGACGTCCTCACAGCCAGAGCTTCTCCATGGCACTGTGGTGACATTCCATTGCTACCCTGGCTTCCAGCTGACTGGCACTGACCTCCTGATGTGTCACTGGGACCTGACGTGGAGCGGTGACCTGCCCTCCTGCGAGCGGG TGACAACCTGCCGGGACCCTGGCGATGCTGAGCACAGCCGCAGGGTGGTCTCCAACCCTAAATTCCCGGTGGGAGCCACCGTGCAGTACGTCTGTGACAAGGGCTACGTCCTGGCGGGCGCTGGGACCCTCACCTGCCATGACCGCGCCGCGGGGGGACCCAAGTGGAGTGACCGCCTTCCCAAGTGCATCC CGGAGACCTACGAGCCCTGCCACAACCCCGGCGTgccggcgggcgggcggcagAGCCCGGAGCGGCGGCTGTACCCGGCGGGAGCCACCCTGCACTTCTCCTGCACGGCCGGCCGGGCGCTGCTGGGCGAGAGCAGCCTGCGCTGCCTGCCCGGGCACCCCTCACGCTGGAGCGGCTCCCCTCCCATCTGCAAGGCGG CCTCCTACGATGAGTTTTACAGCAACCGCAACCTGGATG CTGTGGCCAAGGCTGTGCCCTCGGGGACAACGCTGGAGGGCACCAACGTGGCCATCGCTGTCTTCCTGCCCGTGCTGGTGGTGGCCCTGCTCATCGGGGGCATTTATCTCTACTTCTCCAA GCTCCAGGGgaagccagccctgcagctgccgctGGCTGGCTCCCACCCCTACGACCACATCACCGTGGAGTCGGCTTTTGACAATCCCACCTATGAGACAGGA TCTGTTTTCTTTGCAGGACACGAGGGAATATGA
- the SEZ6 gene encoding seizure protein 6 homolog isoform X2 — MGPPPALLLPLLAALLRAPAHGFNGLASKAGESAEVEPTALPTEPAEREAEARFVSTAPTLKILNHHPLLEDLLHEAFLKKDYLAQAPFLPAGAGPLLPGGALQPAPGPPEPEPSPRTPALPRPAFPTDPLTTPAGRPGPWGEAWGAVPSADPSWSPSGGPESSTASPSQAPSTPSTSLAPHAGATVVPGDEEGTTTTSTITTTTVTTLQGPAPCNRTLAGPEGWLVSPEPAGVPYDGSLDCTYTISVYPGYGVELKVENISLAEGETLTVESAGGLEPNLLANESFLLRGQVIRSPANLLTLRFQSPRPPSPGSYHFHYQAYLLSCPFPARPAFGEVSVSSLHPGGDARFRCSTGYQLQGARRLVCRNATRPFWSAREPLCLAACGGVVRNATVGRIVSPGFPGNYSNNLTCHWLLEAPDGHRLHLHFEKVSLAEDDDRLIIRNGNNVEAPPVYDSYEVEYLPIEGLLSTGRHFFVELTTDSSGAAAGMALRYEAFEQGHCYEPFVKYGNFTASDPRYPVGTTVEFSCDPGYTLEQGSTIIECVDPSDPQWNETEPACRAVCSGELTDTAGVVLSPNWPEAYGKGQDCIWGLHVEEDKRIMLDVRVLRLGSGDMLTFYDGDDLTARILGQYTGARGRFKLYASTADVTVQFQSDPGAGAFAYRQGFVIHFSEVPRNDTCPELPDIANGWKTSSQPELLHGTVVTFHCYPGFQLTGTDLLMCHWDLTWSGDLPSCERVTTCRDPGDAEHSRRVVSNPKFPVGATVQYVCDKGYVLAGAGTLTCHDRAAGGPKWSDRLPKCIPETYEPCHNPGVPAGGRQSPERRLYPAGATLHFSCTAGRALLGESSLRCLPGHPSRWSGSPPICKAASYDEFYSNRNLDAVAKAVPSGTTLEGTNVAIAVFLPVLVVALLIGGIYLYFSKLQGKPALQLPLAGSHPYDHITVESAFDNPTYETGDTREYEVSI, encoded by the exons ATGGGCCCGCCGCCCGCGCTGCTCCTGCCGCTCCTCGCCGCGCTGCTCCGCGCCCCGGCACACG GCTTCAACGGGCTGGCGAGTAAGGCTGGGGAGAGCGCTGAGGTGGAGCCGACGGCGCTGCCCACGGAGCCGGCGGAGCGGGAGGCGGAGGCTCGCTTTGTGAGCACCGCGCCCACGCTCAAGATCCTCAACCACCACCCGCTGCTGGAGGACCTGCTGCACGAAGCCTTCCTCAAGAAGGACTACCTGGCCCAGGCGCCGTTCCTGCCCGCTGGGGCGGGCCCCCTCCTCCCTGGTGGTGCCCTCCAGCCGGCCCCCGGCCCCCCAGAACCCGAGCCCTCCCCTcgcacccctgccctgccccggcccGCCTTCCCCACTGACCCGCTGACCACGCCGGCAGGGCGCCCCGGGCCATGGGGGGAGGCGTGGGGGGCTGTGCCAAGTGCAGACCCCTCGTGGTCCCCCTCTGGGGGGCCAGAGTCAAGCACTGCATCCCCCAGCCAGGCACCCAGCAcgcccagcacatccctggcacCCCACGCCGGGGCCACTGTGGTGCctggggatgaggaggggaccaccaccacctccaccatcaccaccaccactgTCACCACGCTGCAGGGGCCAG ctccctgcaacCGGACGCTGGCGGGTCCCGAGGGCTGgctggtgtccccagagccagccGGTGTCCCCTATGATGGCAGCCTGGACTGCACCTACACCATCTCTGTCTACCCTGGCTATGGTGTGGAGCTCAAG GTAGAGAACATCAGCCTGGCAGAAGGGGAGACACTGACGGTGGAGAGCGCGGGAGGGCTGGAGCCCAACCTCCTGGCCAATGAGTCCTTCCTGCTGCGGGGCCAGGTCATCCGCAGCCCGGCCAACCTCCTCACCCTCCGCTTCCAGAGCCCCcggccccccagccctggctcctaCCACTTCCACTACCAAG CCTACCTGCTGAGCTGCCCCTTCCCAGCACGGCCGGCTTTCGGGGAGGTCTCGGTGAGCAGCCTGCACCCCGGTGGGGACGCCCGTTTCCGCTGCTCCACGGGATACCAGCTGCAGGGCGCCCGCCGGCTCGTCTGCCGCAACGCCACCCGCCCCTTCTGGAGCGCCCGCGAGCCCCTCTGCCTCG CGGCGTGCGGCGGGGTGGTCCGGAACGCCACCGTGGGACGCATTGTGTCACCCGGCTTTCCCGGGAACTACAGCAACAACCTGACCTGCCACTGGCTGCTGGAAGCGCCAGATGGCCACCGCCTGCACCTCCACTTCGAGAAGGTGTCACTGGCAGAGGATGATGACAG GCTCATCATCCGCAACGGCAACAATGTGGAGGCACCACCGGTGTACGACTCCTATGAGGTGGAGTACCTGCCCATCGAGGGGCTGCTCAGCACCGGCCGCCACTTCTTCGTGGAGCTCACCACCGACAGcagcggggccgcggcgggcATGGCGCTGCGCTATGAGG CCTTCGAGCAGGGGCATTGCTACGAGCCCTTCGTCAAGTATGGGAACTTCACGGCCAGCGATCCCCGGTACCCCGTGGGCACCACGGTGGAGTTCAGCTGTGACCCTGGCTACACTCTGGAGCAGGGCTCCACCATCATCGAGTGTGTCGACCCCAGTGACCCGCAGTGGAATGAGACAGAACCAGCGTGCCGTG CGGTGTGCAGCGGGGAGCTGACAGACACAGCTGGAGTGGTGCTGTCACCCAACTGGCCAGAGGCGTACGGCAAAGGCCAGGACTGCATCTGGGGGCTGCACGTGGAGGAGGACAAGCGCATCATGCTGGACGTCCGTGT GCTGCGGCTGGGCTCGGGGGACATGCTGACCTTCTACGACGGGGACGACCTGACGGCGCGCATCCTGGGCCAGTACACGGGCGCCCGTGGCCGCTTCAAGCTCTACGCATCCACTGCCGATgtcactgtgcagttccagtcTGACCCCGGTGCCGGGGCCTTCGCCTACCGGCAGGGCTTTGTCATCCACTTCTCCG AGGTTCCCCGTAATGACACCTGCCCTGAGCTGCCGGACATTGCCAATGGCTGGAAGACGTCCTCACAGCCAGAGCTTCTCCATGGCACTGTGGTGACATTCCATTGCTACCCTGGCTTCCAGCTGACTGGCACTGACCTCCTGATGTGTCACTGGGACCTGACGTGGAGCGGTGACCTGCCCTCCTGCGAGCGGG TGACAACCTGCCGGGACCCTGGCGATGCTGAGCACAGCCGCAGGGTGGTCTCCAACCCTAAATTCCCGGTGGGAGCCACCGTGCAGTACGTCTGTGACAAGGGCTACGTCCTGGCGGGCGCTGGGACCCTCACCTGCCATGACCGCGCCGCGGGGGGACCCAAGTGGAGTGACCGCCTTCCCAAGTGCATCC CGGAGACCTACGAGCCCTGCCACAACCCCGGCGTgccggcgggcgggcggcagAGCCCGGAGCGGCGGCTGTACCCGGCGGGAGCCACCCTGCACTTCTCCTGCACGGCCGGCCGGGCGCTGCTGGGCGAGAGCAGCCTGCGCTGCCTGCCCGGGCACCCCTCACGCTGGAGCGGCTCCCCTCCCATCTGCAAGGCGG CCTCCTACGATGAGTTTTACAGCAACCGCAACCTGGATG CTGTGGCCAAGGCTGTGCCCTCGGGGACAACGCTGGAGGGCACCAACGTGGCCATCGCTGTCTTCCTGCCCGTGCTGGTGGTGGCCCTGCTCATCGGGGGCATTTATCTCTACTTCTCCAA GCTCCAGGGgaagccagccctgcagctgccgctGGCTGGCTCCCACCCCTACGACCACATCACCGTGGAGTCGGCTTTTGACAATCCCACCTATGAGACAGGA GACACGAGGGAATATGAGGTGTCCATCTAG